A genomic segment from Sparus aurata chromosome 10, fSpaAur1.1, whole genome shotgun sequence encodes:
- the camta2 gene encoding calmodulin-binding transcription activator 2 isoform X1 produces the protein MSNKEMVSTETENKGPRKVFLPNKLLECLPRLSGLPNERLRWNTNEEIASYLISFDRHDEWLSCTLKTRPKNGSIILYNRKKVKYRKDGYCWKKRKDGKTTREDHMKLKVQGMECLYGCYVHSSIVPTFHRRCYWLLQNPDIVLVHYLNVPSLEDSGKCSPLLCAVADRHDSVRWSRDDLLNQLKPMFHSMKCSVGSGDFSIEELVQHILDRQRTKPQPRTHTCLCNTAQVSSGVNIPHRCNSTKHRIISPKLPPSSCRPSPSSHSSEAGEAGRGGGGGGGEAKLPHLQAQSSPVSSPCPSSTSASSPPQPHRATITVGNHGNGFYDRHANLTTVALPQNAVIVMATTTAIAGGRGGGGGARGEEVGPGRSLSLTRSGQLLLSPALPPPAGNPVSPSPPSSSSPAPPSLPPPPPVQAAGVATLSLTLLPSPVIGGLLLTPSSSNTSSSINSPPPPAAASPPSPPSPPSPPLPPPSLPPAFDPDSFLNSPKQGQTYGGPPPLSSTPSPVLCTSSPLSPPSLALSLSPTSTPPSSVSPPSSLSSSSSSSSEADRRDSTLPLSSSSSSSPTPASSFPPSLSLSPSSSVAPPLLPLCLELGALGESAGGRESEAVGEEEEVKDRRDDDDDEGSAPPTKLALLQTSHASSCSSPRQHTGSSTASLLLVCQDSTSQHAQPANQAKRQADGQPPLVLAQAYNHLSAPEAPPPSTLSHQPMVLPQSQTVFTNATANMALDNDSAPAAVAMDTTQLTTPPIQVKEESRRSYDSEDTCMDTHLEEEAEPCERGGEELDISFDSQFPDLISDLITEEANPVAAHPAPSAAAVPNPAVFPAGVRYMVPPQPSPSSSFLPFPHPLPSSSSTRLASITDFSPEWSYPEGGVKVLITGPWSELSGRYSCVFDQSTVPASLIQPGVLRCYCPAHEAGLVCLQVLESGGSVSSSVLFEYRARNASSLPSSQLDWLSLDDNQFRMSILERLEQMERRMAEMAARDNNNQQQHHHCHHHQQQHHGNQLATPPPPPLPEDHEQSSQWFERRIVGVCERMMRGGRWGGGGGGERLHHSVRHRGMTLLHLAAAQGYTHLIHTLIHWRTVNSDSLDLEQEVDPLNIDHFSCTPLMWACALGHQRAAELLYGWNSSALGIPDSLGRLPLAVARSRGHTRLATALEELHTQTHMTPGDTHTSPADTHTPATPQPPLPPSPLSTSPDTGLSSSSSLPSPSDPSSPSPSSAYSSGPAPMDTSPSSPSSPSSSSSSLPVSPPSPSSLPLSLPPVSMWGEEPSGVLSSGLNPGGSRDAHLYLMDYESGSPLSPSHTYPHAHMAGGRRAHMAATLEEQLLSYSENAENEGEDEYLEEEVLQVDMATLAEQIIEATPERIKQEDFPRGAESPLRERRDNPAIQDTWLATYLDTVDAHTHSPPRRVCPPSPLSALALQRLRPPSSAAWAEFLNASANGKMERDFALLTLTDGEQRELYEAARIIQNAFRRYKGRRLKEQQDMAAAVIQRCYRKYKQLTWIALKYALYKKMTQAAILIQSKFRSYYEQKRFQQSRRAAVLIQQYYRSYKEYERLKQAPRGATSHNPKIKGSFLTKKQDQAARKIMRFLRRCRHRIKELKQTRELERRGLTT, from the exons ATGAGCAACAAGGAGATGGTTTCCACGGAGACAG aGAATAAAGGACCGAGGAAGGTGTTTCTTCCTAACAAGCTGTTGGAGTGTCTCCCTCGTTTGTCCGGTCTGCCTAACGAGCGGCTCAGGTGGAACACTAACGAG GAGATCGCTTCGTACCTGATATCATTTGACAGACATGACGAGTGGCTCTCCTGCACTCTGAAAACCAG GCCGAAGAACGGCAGCATCATCCTGTACAACAGGAAGAAGGTGAAGTACAGGAAGGACGGATACTGCTGGAAGAAAAGGAAGGATGGGAAAACGACGAGAGAGGACCACATGAAGCTGAAGGTCCAGGGCATGGAG TGCCTGTATGGTTGCTACGTCCATTCCTCCATTGTGCCGACATTCCACAGACGATGCtactggctgctgcag AATCCGGACATCGTGCTGGTCCACTACCTGAACGTGCCGTCCCTGGAGGATTCTGGGAAATGCAGTCCGCTGCTGTGTGCGGTGGCCGACCGCCATGACAGCGTGAGGTGGAGCCGGGACGACCTGCTGAACCAGCTGAAGCCCATGT TTCACAGTATGAAGTGCTCGGTGGGCTCCGGTGATTTCAGTATCGAGGAGTTGGTTCAACACATTCTGGACCGACAGAGAACCAAACCACagccgcgcacacacacctgcctctGTAACACCGCCCAGG tATCTTCAGGAGTGAACATTCCTCACCGCTGCAACAGCACCAAGCATCGCATCATCTCCCCCAAactgcctccctcctcctgcagacCCTCCCCCTCGTCTCACTCCTCTGAGGCGGGGGAGGccgggaggggaggaggaggaggaggaggagaagccaaACTGCCCCACCTGCAGGCTCAGAGCAGCCCCGTGTCGTCTCCATGCCCCTCGTCCAC CTCCGCCTCCTCGCCGCctcagcctcacagagccaccATAACCGTGGGTAACCACGGCAACGGCTTCTACGATCGTCATGCCAACCTGACGACGGTTGCGCTGCCCCAGAATGCGGTGATCGTCATGGCAACAACCACCGCCATTGCAGGAGGAAGAGGCGGCGGAGGCGGggccagaggagaggaggtgggaCCGGGGAGGAGCCTGTCACTCACCCGCTCCGGCCAGTTACTGCTCTCACCCGCCCTCCCACCTCCTGCCGGCAAccccgtctctccctcccctccctcctcctcctctcctgctcctccctcactcccccctcctccccctgtcCAGGCAGCGGGGGTGGCCACCCtctccctcaccctcctcccctcaccTGTGATCGGAGGCCTGCTCCTCACCCCCTCCTCTtccaacacctcctcctcaATCaattcccctcctcctcctgctgccgcctcccctccttctcccccaTCGCCCCCCTCAcctcccctgcctcccccttccctccccccAGCTTTTGACCCCGACTCCTTCCTCAACTCCCCTAAACAGGGTCAGACGTACGGTGGCCCACCACCTCTCTCTTCCACCCCCTCTCCTGTTCTCTgcacctcctcccccctctctcccccatccctcgctctctccctctcccccacctccacccctccctcctccgtctctcctccctcctcactctcctcctcctcgtcctcctcctctgaggcAGACAGGCGAGActccactctccctctctcctcctcgtcttcttcctcccctACGCCGGCCTCCTCCTTCCCCCCATCActctccctgtctccctcctcctctgtggccccgcccctcctccccctctgcctGGAGCTGGGAGCTCTGGGAGAGTCGGCGGGGGGGAGGGAGTCAGAGGCGgtgggagaagaagaggaggtgaaggaccggagagatgatgatgatgatgaaggcaGCGCTCCTCCCACCAAGCTGGCTCTGCTGCAG ACAAGCCACGCCTCCTCCTGCTCGTCTCCACGGCAACACACAGGAAGTAGCACCGCTTCACTGCTCTTGGTTTGCCAGGACTCGACAAGCCAGCACGCGCAACCGGCCAATCAGGCAAAGCGACAGGCTGACGGACAGCCGCCATTGGTCCTGGCACAAGCCTATAATCACCTGTCTGCGCCTGAAGCTCCGCCCCCCTCCACGCTGTCCCATCAGCCCATGGTGCTGCcgcagagtcagacagtgttTACAAATGCTACAGCTAACATGGCGTTGGACAATGACTCCGCCCCCGCTGCTGTCGCCATGGACACCACCCAGCTGACGACGCCTCCCATCCAGGTGAAGGAGGAGAGTAGGCGGAGCTACGACTCGGAGGACACCTGCATGGACAcacacctggaggaggaggcggagcccTGCGAGCGTGGAGGGGAGGAGCTCGACATCTCCTTCGACAGCCAGTTCCCTGACCTCATCTCTGACCTCATCACCGAGGAGGCCAATCCCGTCGCAGCTCACCCCGCCCCCTCCGCCGCTGCCGTGCCAAACCCGGCCGTGTTCCCGGCGGGGGTCCGCTACATGGTTCCCCCCCAGccctcgccctcctcctccttcctcccctttCCTCACCCACTGCCCTCGTCCTCCTCGACGCGCCTCGCCTCCATCACGGACTTCTCCCCGGAGTGGTCGTACCCCGAG ggagGTGTGAAGGTGTTGATAACAGGACCGTGGAGCGAGCTGTCGGGTCGATACTCCTGTGTGTTCGATCAGAGCACCGTCCCCGCATCGCTGATCCAACCTGGAGTGCTGCGCTGCTACTGCcctg CCCACGAGGCCGGTCTGGTGTGTCTGCAGGTTCTGGAGTCCGGAGGTTCGGTTTCCTCTTCAGTTTTGTTCGAGTACCGAGCGAGGAACGCCAGCTCCCTGCCCAGCTCTCAGCTCGACTGGCTCTCATTGGACG ATAATCAGTTCAGGATGTCCATCCTGGAGCGGCTGGAGCAGATGGAGCGCAGGATGGCAGAGATGGCCGCCCGCGACAACAACAACCAGCAGCAACATcatcactgtcatcatcatcagcagcagcaccatgGCAATCAGCTTGCCAcgccccctcctccacctctaccTGAGGACCACGAACAG tctTCTCAGTGGTTTGAGAGGAGGATTGTGGGAGTGTGTGAGCGGATGATGAGGGGAGGAcgatggggaggaggaggaggaggagagaggcttCATCACTCCGTCCGTCACCGCGGGATGACGCTGCTCCACCTGGCTGCTGCTCAGGGATACACACACCTGATACACACTCTGATCCACtggag gACCGTTAACAGCGACAGTCTGGAtctggaacaggaagtggatcCTCTGAACATCGACCACTTCTCCTGCACGCCGCTG atGTGGGCGTGTGCTCTGGgccaccagagggcagcagagcTCCTGTACGGCTGGAACAGTTCTGCTCTGGGGATCCCTGATTCGCTGGGCCGCCTGCCGCTCGCCGTGGCTCGCTCACGAGGACACACCCGCCTCGCCACGGCGCTGGAGGAgctgcatacacaaacacacatgacacCCGGGGACACACATACCtcccctgcagacacacacacaccggccaCACCACAGCCGCCGCTGCCCccgtctcctctgtccaccagcCCGGACACAG GTCTGAGCTCTTCCAGCAGCCTCCCCTCCCCCAGcgacccctcctccccctctccgaGCTCCGCCTACTCCAGTGGCCCCGCCCCCATGgacacctccccctcctctccatcgtccccttcctcatcctcttcctcgctgcccgtctcccctccctccccgtcctctctccccctctctcttcctcctgtgtcCATGTGGGGGGAGGAGCCGAGCGGCGTGCTGAGCTCAG GTTTGAACCCCGGCGGCTCCAGAGACGCTCATCTTTACCTCATGGACTATGAGAGCGGCAGCCCCCTCTCCCCCAGCCACACTtacccacacgcacacatggCGGGCGGGCGGCGGGCGCACATGGCGGCGAcgctggaggagcagctgctgAGCTACAGCGAGAACGCAGAGAATGAGGGCGAGGATGAgtacctggaggaggaggtgctgcag GTTGACATGGCAACCCTGGCTGAGCAAATCATTGAGGCGACCCCGGAGCGAATCAAACAGGAGGACTTCCCTAGGGGGGCGGAGTCTCCTCTCAGAGAGAGGCGGGACAACCCGGCCATACAGGACACCTGGCTGGCTACATACCTGGACACGGTCGACGCCCACACACACTCCCCGCCCAG GCGGGTGTGCCCCCCATCGCCCCTCAGTGCTCTGGCCCTCCAGAGGCTccgccctccctcctctgcggCGTGGGCGGAGTTCCTGAACGCCTCGGCCAATgggaagatggagagagactTCGCCCTACTGACGCTGACAGATGGAGAGCAGAGGGAGCTGTACGAGGCCGCCAGGATCATCCAGAACGCCTTCAGGAGAtacaag GGTCGGAGGTTAAAGGAGCAGCAGGACATGGCTGCAGCCGTCATCCAGAGATGCTACAGGAAAtacaaacag CTAACATGGATAGCTCTGAAG
- the camta2 gene encoding calmodulin-binding transcription activator 2 isoform X2: protein MSNKEMVSTETENKGPRKVFLPNKLLECLPRLSGLPNERLRWNTNEEIASYLISFDRHDEWLSCTLKTRPKNGSIILYNRKKVKYRKDGYCWKKRKDGKTTREDHMKLKVQGMECLYGCYVHSSIVPTFHRRCYWLLQNPDIVLVHYLNVPSLEDSGKCSPLLCAVADRHDSVRWSRDDLLNQLKPMFHSMKCSVGSGDFSIEELVQHILDRQRTKPQPRTHTCLCNTAQVSSGVNIPHRCNSTKHRIISPKLPPSSCRPSPSSHSSEAGEAGRGGGGGGGEAKLPHLQAQSSPVSSPCPSSTSASSPPQPHRATITVGNHGNGFYDRHANLTTVALPQNAVIVMATTTAIAGGRGGGGGARGEEVGPGRSLSLTRSGQLLLSPALPPPAGNPVSPSPPSSSSPAPPSLPPPPPVQAAGVATLSLTLLPSPVIGGLLLTPSSSNTSSSINSPPPPAAASPPSPPSPPSPPLPPPSLPPAFDPDSFLNSPKQGQTYGGPPPLSSTPSPVLCTSSPLSPPSLALSLSPTSTPPSSVSPPSSLSSSSSSSSEADRRDSTLPLSSSSSSSPTPASSFPPSLSLSPSSSVAPPLLPLCLELGALGESAGGRESEAVGEEEEVKDRRDDDDDEGSAPPTKLALLQTSHASSCSSPRQHTGSSTASLLLVCQDSTSQHAQPANQAKRQADGQPPLVLAQAYNHLSAPEAPPPSTLSHQPMVLPQSQTVFTNATANMALDNDSAPAAVAMDTTQLTTPPIQVKEESRRSYDSEDTCMDTHLEEEAEPCERGGEELDISFDSQFPDLISDLITEEANPVAAHPAPSAAAVPNPAVFPAGVRYMVPPQPSPSSSFLPFPHPLPSSSSTRLASITDFSPEWSYPEGGVKVLITGPWSELSGRYSCVFDQSTVPASLIQPGVLRCYCPAHEAGLVCLQVLESGGSVSSSVLFEYRARNASSLPSSQLDWLSLDDNQFRMSILERLEQMERRMAEMAARDNNNQQQHHHCHHHQQQHHGNQLATPPPPPLPEDHEQSSQWFERRIVGVCERMMRGGRWGGGGGGERLHHSVRHRGMTLLHLAAAQGYTHLIHTLIHWRTVNSDSLDLEQEVDPLNIDHFSCTPLMWACALGHQRAAELLYGWNSSALGIPDSLGRLPLAVARSRGHTRLATALEELHTQTHMTPGDTHTSPADTHTPATPQPPLPPSPLSTSPDTGLSSSSSLPSPSDPSSPSPSSAYSSGPAPMDTSPSSPSSPSSSSSSLPVSPPSPSSLPLSLPPVSMWGEEPSGVLSSGLNPGGSRDAHLYLMDYESGSPLSPSHTYPHAHMAGGRRAHMAATLEEQLLSYSENAENEGEDEYLEEEVDMATLAEQIIEATPERIKQEDFPRGAESPLRERRDNPAIQDTWLATYLDTVDAHTHSPPRRVCPPSPLSALALQRLRPPSSAAWAEFLNASANGKMERDFALLTLTDGEQRELYEAARIIQNAFRRYKGRRLKEQQDMAAAVIQRCYRKYKQLTWIALKYALYKKMTQAAILIQSKFRSYYEQKRFQQSRRAAVLIQQYYRSYKEYERLKQAPRGATSHNPKIKGSFLTKKQDQAARKIMRFLRRCRHRIKELKQTRELERRGLTT, encoded by the exons ATGAGCAACAAGGAGATGGTTTCCACGGAGACAG aGAATAAAGGACCGAGGAAGGTGTTTCTTCCTAACAAGCTGTTGGAGTGTCTCCCTCGTTTGTCCGGTCTGCCTAACGAGCGGCTCAGGTGGAACACTAACGAG GAGATCGCTTCGTACCTGATATCATTTGACAGACATGACGAGTGGCTCTCCTGCACTCTGAAAACCAG GCCGAAGAACGGCAGCATCATCCTGTACAACAGGAAGAAGGTGAAGTACAGGAAGGACGGATACTGCTGGAAGAAAAGGAAGGATGGGAAAACGACGAGAGAGGACCACATGAAGCTGAAGGTCCAGGGCATGGAG TGCCTGTATGGTTGCTACGTCCATTCCTCCATTGTGCCGACATTCCACAGACGATGCtactggctgctgcag AATCCGGACATCGTGCTGGTCCACTACCTGAACGTGCCGTCCCTGGAGGATTCTGGGAAATGCAGTCCGCTGCTGTGTGCGGTGGCCGACCGCCATGACAGCGTGAGGTGGAGCCGGGACGACCTGCTGAACCAGCTGAAGCCCATGT TTCACAGTATGAAGTGCTCGGTGGGCTCCGGTGATTTCAGTATCGAGGAGTTGGTTCAACACATTCTGGACCGACAGAGAACCAAACCACagccgcgcacacacacctgcctctGTAACACCGCCCAGG tATCTTCAGGAGTGAACATTCCTCACCGCTGCAACAGCACCAAGCATCGCATCATCTCCCCCAAactgcctccctcctcctgcagacCCTCCCCCTCGTCTCACTCCTCTGAGGCGGGGGAGGccgggaggggaggaggaggaggaggaggagaagccaaACTGCCCCACCTGCAGGCTCAGAGCAGCCCCGTGTCGTCTCCATGCCCCTCGTCCAC CTCCGCCTCCTCGCCGCctcagcctcacagagccaccATAACCGTGGGTAACCACGGCAACGGCTTCTACGATCGTCATGCCAACCTGACGACGGTTGCGCTGCCCCAGAATGCGGTGATCGTCATGGCAACAACCACCGCCATTGCAGGAGGAAGAGGCGGCGGAGGCGGggccagaggagaggaggtgggaCCGGGGAGGAGCCTGTCACTCACCCGCTCCGGCCAGTTACTGCTCTCACCCGCCCTCCCACCTCCTGCCGGCAAccccgtctctccctcccctccctcctcctcctctcctgctcctccctcactcccccctcctccccctgtcCAGGCAGCGGGGGTGGCCACCCtctccctcaccctcctcccctcaccTGTGATCGGAGGCCTGCTCCTCACCCCCTCCTCTtccaacacctcctcctcaATCaattcccctcctcctcctgctgccgcctcccctccttctcccccaTCGCCCCCCTCAcctcccctgcctcccccttccctccccccAGCTTTTGACCCCGACTCCTTCCTCAACTCCCCTAAACAGGGTCAGACGTACGGTGGCCCACCACCTCTCTCTTCCACCCCCTCTCCTGTTCTCTgcacctcctcccccctctctcccccatccctcgctctctccctctcccccacctccacccctccctcctccgtctctcctccctcctcactctcctcctcctcgtcctcctcctctgaggcAGACAGGCGAGActccactctccctctctcctcctcgtcttcttcctcccctACGCCGGCCTCCTCCTTCCCCCCATCActctccctgtctccctcctcctctgtggccccgcccctcctccccctctgcctGGAGCTGGGAGCTCTGGGAGAGTCGGCGGGGGGGAGGGAGTCAGAGGCGgtgggagaagaagaggaggtgaaggaccggagagatgatgatgatgatgaaggcaGCGCTCCTCCCACCAAGCTGGCTCTGCTGCAG ACAAGCCACGCCTCCTCCTGCTCGTCTCCACGGCAACACACAGGAAGTAGCACCGCTTCACTGCTCTTGGTTTGCCAGGACTCGACAAGCCAGCACGCGCAACCGGCCAATCAGGCAAAGCGACAGGCTGACGGACAGCCGCCATTGGTCCTGGCACAAGCCTATAATCACCTGTCTGCGCCTGAAGCTCCGCCCCCCTCCACGCTGTCCCATCAGCCCATGGTGCTGCcgcagagtcagacagtgttTACAAATGCTACAGCTAACATGGCGTTGGACAATGACTCCGCCCCCGCTGCTGTCGCCATGGACACCACCCAGCTGACGACGCCTCCCATCCAGGTGAAGGAGGAGAGTAGGCGGAGCTACGACTCGGAGGACACCTGCATGGACAcacacctggaggaggaggcggagcccTGCGAGCGTGGAGGGGAGGAGCTCGACATCTCCTTCGACAGCCAGTTCCCTGACCTCATCTCTGACCTCATCACCGAGGAGGCCAATCCCGTCGCAGCTCACCCCGCCCCCTCCGCCGCTGCCGTGCCAAACCCGGCCGTGTTCCCGGCGGGGGTCCGCTACATGGTTCCCCCCCAGccctcgccctcctcctccttcctcccctttCCTCACCCACTGCCCTCGTCCTCCTCGACGCGCCTCGCCTCCATCACGGACTTCTCCCCGGAGTGGTCGTACCCCGAG ggagGTGTGAAGGTGTTGATAACAGGACCGTGGAGCGAGCTGTCGGGTCGATACTCCTGTGTGTTCGATCAGAGCACCGTCCCCGCATCGCTGATCCAACCTGGAGTGCTGCGCTGCTACTGCcctg CCCACGAGGCCGGTCTGGTGTGTCTGCAGGTTCTGGAGTCCGGAGGTTCGGTTTCCTCTTCAGTTTTGTTCGAGTACCGAGCGAGGAACGCCAGCTCCCTGCCCAGCTCTCAGCTCGACTGGCTCTCATTGGACG ATAATCAGTTCAGGATGTCCATCCTGGAGCGGCTGGAGCAGATGGAGCGCAGGATGGCAGAGATGGCCGCCCGCGACAACAACAACCAGCAGCAACATcatcactgtcatcatcatcagcagcagcaccatgGCAATCAGCTTGCCAcgccccctcctccacctctaccTGAGGACCACGAACAG tctTCTCAGTGGTTTGAGAGGAGGATTGTGGGAGTGTGTGAGCGGATGATGAGGGGAGGAcgatggggaggaggaggaggaggagagaggcttCATCACTCCGTCCGTCACCGCGGGATGACGCTGCTCCACCTGGCTGCTGCTCAGGGATACACACACCTGATACACACTCTGATCCACtggag gACCGTTAACAGCGACAGTCTGGAtctggaacaggaagtggatcCTCTGAACATCGACCACTTCTCCTGCACGCCGCTG atGTGGGCGTGTGCTCTGGgccaccagagggcagcagagcTCCTGTACGGCTGGAACAGTTCTGCTCTGGGGATCCCTGATTCGCTGGGCCGCCTGCCGCTCGCCGTGGCTCGCTCACGAGGACACACCCGCCTCGCCACGGCGCTGGAGGAgctgcatacacaaacacacatgacacCCGGGGACACACATACCtcccctgcagacacacacacaccggccaCACCACAGCCGCCGCTGCCCccgtctcctctgtccaccagcCCGGACACAG GTCTGAGCTCTTCCAGCAGCCTCCCCTCCCCCAGcgacccctcctccccctctccgaGCTCCGCCTACTCCAGTGGCCCCGCCCCCATGgacacctccccctcctctccatcgtccccttcctcatcctcttcctcgctgcccgtctcccctccctccccgtcctctctccccctctctcttcctcctgtgtcCATGTGGGGGGAGGAGCCGAGCGGCGTGCTGAGCTCAG GTTTGAACCCCGGCGGCTCCAGAGACGCTCATCTTTACCTCATGGACTATGAGAGCGGCAGCCCCCTCTCCCCCAGCCACACTtacccacacgcacacatggCGGGCGGGCGGCGGGCGCACATGGCGGCGAcgctggaggagcagctgctgAGCTACAGCGAGAACGCAGAGAATGAGGGCGAGGATGAgtacctggaggaggag GTTGACATGGCAACCCTGGCTGAGCAAATCATTGAGGCGACCCCGGAGCGAATCAAACAGGAGGACTTCCCTAGGGGGGCGGAGTCTCCTCTCAGAGAGAGGCGGGACAACCCGGCCATACAGGACACCTGGCTGGCTACATACCTGGACACGGTCGACGCCCACACACACTCCCCGCCCAG GCGGGTGTGCCCCCCATCGCCCCTCAGTGCTCTGGCCCTCCAGAGGCTccgccctccctcctctgcggCGTGGGCGGAGTTCCTGAACGCCTCGGCCAATgggaagatggagagagactTCGCCCTACTGACGCTGACAGATGGAGAGCAGAGGGAGCTGTACGAGGCCGCCAGGATCATCCAGAACGCCTTCAGGAGAtacaag GGTCGGAGGTTAAAGGAGCAGCAGGACATGGCTGCAGCCGTCATCCAGAGATGCTACAGGAAAtacaaacag CTAACATGGATAGCTCTGAAG